The genomic interval ttttattcaagTATGTTAAAACATGGAATGAAAGACCATAAGCAGCATACATTTcaagttccttttttttaaaagcacacatCTATGGCATGTGGCTACACAGAATAGGTGCACAATATTTGCCTAAGAACCTTCCATCTTTGAATAGGTAGCTTCTAGCTTCTGTAGTTGTTGCCATGGAAGCTATAAAGGACTTCAAATAAAGAGCTATGTGCTAAAATCTTGTTTCTGGTGTtttgtttagatttagatttagattttagattttattgacatttgtaggccacccttttccctgaggggactcagggcggctcacataaaatcagggaaggggaaatgcagacaataacaaagacacatataataaaacagtaaccaacatgcattcatcattcgggaggggcaactatcttcatccccaggcctgacgggctagccagttcctcaaggctgtgcggaaggcctggacggtggtgagggtacgaatctccatggggagttcgttccaaagggtcggggcgactactgagaaggccctcctccttgtagttgccagccgacactggctggccgatggaatacggaggaggcccaatctgtgtgatcttattggtcacagggaggtgattggcagaaggcggtctctcaagtatccagatccactaccatgtagggctttatgggtgattaacagcaccttgaagcgcatccggaaatcgacaggtagccagcgcagctcgcggaggataggtgtaatgtgggtgaaccgcggtgcacccacaatcgctcgcgcggctgcgttctgtaccagctgaagacgccggatgctcttcaagggcagtcccatgtagagcacattgcagtattccagcctagaggtcacgagggcccgagtgactgttgtgagtgcctcccgattcaggtagggtcgcaactggcgcaccaggcgaacctgggcgaatgcccccctagccacagtcgtcaaatggtggtcgaacgatagctgtggatctaggaggactcccaagttgcggaccctctctgaggggtatagagtttgaccccccagcctgagagatggaatattggtggaatccctgggagggaaacacaacagccactcggtcttttctgggttgagcacaagcttgttagccctcatccagtccataaccgcctccaggccccggttcatcacgtctgccgcttcattgagttggcacggggcggacagatacagttgagtatcgtccgcatattgatggtatctgatcccgtgcctgcggatgatctctcccagcggtttcatgtagatgttgaatagtaggggggataagaccgaaccctgaggcaccccatatgttaggggcctaggggacgatctctgcccccccactaacaccgactgcgacctgtctgagaggtaggaagagaaccaccgcagcacggtgcctcccactcccacccctcgcagtcgtcgcagaaggataccatggtcgatggtatcgaaagccgctgagaggtcaaggagaaccaggatggagggaaatcctccatctctggctctccagagatcatcagtcaatgcgaccaaagcggtttctgtgctgtaaccgggtctgaagcctgactggaaggggtcgagatagtttgcttcctccaaggaccgctggagctgaaaggccaccaccttctcaacaaccttcccaaggaaggaaaggttggagactggacgatagttattaaggacagctggatccaaagatggcttctttaggaggggtctcaccaccgccgctttcagtgcggcggggaagttcccctcccgaagagaggcggtcacgaccgcctggatccagcctcgtgtcacctcactgctgctggtaaccagccatgagggacacgggtccagtacgcaggtggaggcactcacagctctcatggccttgtccacatccccgggggtaacatcctgaaactcaacccagagatgttccatctgatcctcttgtgcctcagctggaactgcaggggtggagtccaagtccgaccgaaaccgagcaattttgtccgctaagaattgggcataatcctcagctctgccctgcaagggttcccccgcctcccttttatttaatagggagcgggttatcttaaacagggcggctgggcgggactcagcggacgcaaccaaggtggctatgtgggatctttttgctgccctaagtgctctggtgtattccttggtgcaggtggttaccattgctcggttcgattcggacttattggacctccatcggtgctctaggcatctcctccggcgcttcatctcccggagttcctcggtaaaccaagggggtctccgggatccgccgcctcggaggggccgtagtggcgcaatccggtcgagggcctctgatgctgccgaatgccaggcagcagccaaagtctctaccggattgtgggcgaaagaatcaggaatgaccccaagttccgtctggaaccttaatggttccatgagtcgcctggggcggaaccacctggtcggttcctcctccctacagtgggggtttggtctctggaagtcgagcctcagtaggcaatggtctgaccacgacaggggtatgatgtcgttacccctcagaccaagatcacaaatccactgctccgagaggaatacgaggtcgagcatgtgacccgccgaatgggttgggccccgaattacttgggtcaagcccatggctgtcatggaagccatgaactcctgcgccccatcagagttttcaccgagcgaaggcaaattgaagtcccccaggaccatcaacctagggaactcaattgccagctcggctaccgactcgaggagcgaggagagggctgctgcaacgttgttgggaggcaggtacgttaacagcaaacccacttgacccttgaggtccaactttatcagcagagactcacacccgacaagctccggagcagggaccctacgaggaactaacgactcccggataacagcggccacacccccaccccttccctgggctctcggctggtgcagcacctgaaatccttctgggcacagttctacaagggggactcctccctctgggcccagccaggtttcagtaatacatgccaggtctgccctctcgtctaaaattaagtcccggacgagaggagctttatgtaccacagacctggcatttagcgacagcagcctgagtccagggtcctgattacttgcgccatctggtctcggagtgggactcacagggccggaaggagggatctctgtaatgtagcgaaccctccttccccggtaatggcctgccctgaagtctccgccgtatctgcccctccctgttacgaccataataccccgaccctctcccgtgtctctagttccctcaaccacccccatggcccccgcttctcctggcaggtcctccgaatcagacatactcattcattcacccaagcagtccccacagaaagttaaaacacataaaaatacaatgataatgaataataaaagtgggatcattcactcaagcacatacaatcccatgcactcatcataccagataaaaaattgcgcggttaaacggttgtgcgaattggtgaaggcaggatcttagGATTGGCCTTCTCGTTAATAAGGTCTAATGGGAGTCCGATAGAAAGCTGTAAatggtccagaaaagtatatGTCCAAAAAGAAATACTAACAATGTCCACTGGGGGGAGTCTAAGTTCttggcacactgcctctctgatgtaataGTGCTGGATGATGGTAAAGGTTTCAGATAAGTACCcgtaatggccactagagggagttcAGTTTCCCAGCTaacacagcactcctgaggcagtgatAATTGTAATGGTGgcagctgatggtaatggctGCCACAGGGAGTCCGTAAATTAGTTCTTCCAGTTTTACTCCTAAACCAAGCCGATAGATGGTCAGACCTTTTAAGGTCCTGCAGAAACAGCGTTGAAATCGTGGCAAAACGCCCTTTTAAAATGCAGGGGGGGATAGGAGCGAAGCTGTAACGGAGACAGGAAATCaattcctctgcctcccggtcccagtcccagtccagtctagacatctctcctgggcctcccacctcctcttcggggcataagccagccccacgatgttggtcagtcagtgagggggttcggcactcctccaaacggcagggccaaagcctccgcctctcgcacaaagccgtcgccgccgcttcccagctgtttagAAAGTCCGATGCAAAAAGCCACGCCAGGGAGGATCTCGTCGTTCcggagctgttcctggagccgCTTAAGGGCGGTCCCCTCCCTAAACGACCACCTCCCTGGGAAGGCTGAAGGCTGGTGCCCAAAAggaacccctccgttaccatGTTAGGGGTCCTGGGCGCCACGGTTAATATCTTCTTGGTCGCAAGCATTCGGAGCGGTTTAAACTGATTATGAATCATAAATATTGTTTCAATGTTTTCTGTTCTAGAATAATGAAAGTCAAACTGTTTGACCATATTCATtgcaaatttaaattttaaaaaaatcatttttctcaGACACTATTTAATACCCACAGCATACCGGATGCAGGGAGATAACCCTAAGAGAAGTAGATTTCAgcctttgaaaaataaaaataaatcagtgcACAGTACAGAAGACTGACAGGAAAATGAGGTCACCTACTGAATTTTTCATGTATTCAAGTCCAGGGAAATCTGAGATTTATATAAAGCAGTGAGCTCATTATTTGCATCAGAACTCAATAAcaaaggacgggggggggggggttaatgtGAAAAGAAATGTTGACTATCCAAATGTCTTAAGTAGCATGATGGAatctgctttccttttttttattataggGACTGTGAAGAATTTACattgaaataaaaaagtattttaggTTGTACATTTATTCCAATGTTAGCTTCCGACTATGCAACTGTAGTTAGCTTTTCAGCCTAAACAGTTTGTGTTTTGATGACGTTTAAAGGATGGGCCCCGAGAGAGATGAAAATGTCAGCATTCTTCTTTTTTTGATGACAGACAATACCTCTTGGCTGTTTGCAAGTAACTGGACGAATAAGTTTCCTCTccgctggagaaaaaaaaataatcctcagGCATgcaaaaattaacattaaaaagtGCTCTTTTCGGAAGCTTGTTTTATAAAAAGGGATATTCAAAAGAACtttctgtctgaaatggtgcagacCCAAAAAGCCTCTCTTAGAAAGGCTACATTATGAATGAAGCCTGAGCTTTTCCAAGAGAGCCTTGACTTAATGTCCTCAAAGAAAAGGACAATCAATGCTATGTGCTGCACCGTCATGTCCCTTCATAGTGATTTGCACACAAAGCTTGTCTTACATTAGGGAAAATAATGTCCCAACCTCAAAAAGCTCATATTTGCAGGAGATTAACTTTCTTTCCAGAGAAATACAATCAATGTAGAATAACAAATGGTTAAATTCATCCATTCATTATATATCAACTGAGGCTTACATGGTATAATTTACTGTTCTATCCAAGAAAGCATAATCACTTGGGCAAGTCCTGAAAAATCCATATTATCTCCATTTGCTTATTAAGTGCAGTTCAGCAAATAACAGCTGCGATTTGGCAGGGATTTGGAAAGTTATAATGCTTTAGAATTTGAAGCTTTCTGCTCTGCATTGCAGATCTATTGGTTTGGGATGGGATGCTGAAAAATCTAGTTTTTTTATAGCATATTATTTAGGAgcggaagttttttttaaaaaaaaaaaatctgtgcatcTTTTCACAACTATCAGATGCCCCTCTACTCAGCCTCCACATTTCCAGATTTTACATCATTGCTATAGGCACAGGATTGTCTTTAGTTTAATAAAATTCCACTGTTGTCTGTGATTCTGAGAGTATTTTAAACAGCTAAGTTCTTGGGTGCTATGACAACTGCTGCAGCATAAGAGCATTGCACAGAATAACAGTCTGACAGCAGCGGAAGTGtgcgcagagaagctggttgcAGCTGATTGAGTTGAATAGGACTCCTTCTCTGACTATGAGGGAATAGGAGTGCCTCTTTAATAGCTCTTAGCAACGCCCCTGCTTTGACCCTACTCGACTGTGAGGGAAATCAAATCAATACAACCCCCTCCGAACCACAATGCTTCCACAGCAGCAGCACCACGACCAGCAGAGCATCACAGCTGCCTTTGTCTCGTCTTAAATTTGATCAAGATTTCTTCCTTTGATTTGGATTCGGGTTTTGGATATAGTTAATTGCTGAAAAAAATCTTCACGTGCCTCGCTGAAGGGATCTTCTAAATTGTTCTGTAGGAATGCTTTTTATACTTCTGGCTTTGGTGGCTTGCTTTTTGTTCATTAAAGAGAGAACTTTGAATTTGCAACGTTAATCTGAAGTACAATTAGCAACTTCTAATGCTGATGGAATTGTATGTGGAAATTTAAAATATGCACTGTAATAGCAAACATTCACAAACTCTTACCATCGTGAGAGCTTGTTttggaatgctttttttttttaaaaaaaaaggctcactcccctttttaaagatgttttgatgTTATCTTTATCTTTAGTAAGATGTTTAATAATAGTTGATAGGTAATTCGTAGCTTTTAAAggttaatgtgtttttttttctcctttcttcctagaGATGGCCAATAGAGGACCAAGCTATGGCTTAAGCCGAGAagttcaagaaaagattgaacaaaaATATGATCTAGAACTGGAAAGTCGTTTAGTGGATTGGATTATTATACAATGTGGTGAAAATATAGAGCACCCCCCTCCTGGAAaacaacattttcagaaatggctAATGGACGGAATAGTAAGTAATAATCTGATATTACATCTATAAATGTAACATTTTTGAATAATATCATTTGTTCCTAAATTTCTATCATTTCAAAAATATATCAGATAATTAATTAACTTTTGCATGCATTCCTGACCTCATTAGGTAGCATGTCCTATAAAATCAATAAGTAACAAAGTAATATTTCTGAGATTACaaagtacatttgatttgttTAATTTAAGAGCAATTATTATCTCCATCTGTAAACTGCCTTTCTCTAGACTCCAATAAACTAATTCAAACATAGAAGGTGATTGCTCTTATGAGCAGAGGACAGTATGAAAAACAGTGTATAGAGCTGTACAGAGACAGATGGAGCAATGGTTATGCAATATGAGGAATATAAATTACAATTTTTGATAGTTAATTACAGCTCCTTTACAACCCTGAGCTTTTCCCTAATAGTATTATCTTCCTTAAAAATGGGCTAGTTATGTTTATGAAATGCcacaattctgtttttttttcaaggaatAAGCAATTCTAAGTCTTTAAGTgataatttattcatttactgAAAGAGTGGCACAAAGGTGCTTTCATTTGCCAAACACTTGGCAAAATTATTAAATGTAGTGATTGTGTTTTTATCAGCTTACTACTTGATACTACTTACACTTGAGCTCAAGCTGTGTTTTGCTCTCCCATGTGACTATCAATTGTTATATAATCTGAAGTGAATAATTTGATTTTGCCTGCTTCATTACAGCCATGTATGTTTTATCTGTGGAAAGGGAAGCTTTGCCAAGCATTTTTAATGCCTTTGACTCAAATGCATCCATAATAAATGCTGTCAGTAGCATACACTTACGTTTGTATTATGTATTTCGTTTGAAGGGCAGGGAGCCAGGGGACACTTTCTAAGTGGCATTAGGATATCTATGTTATAAACAGAGTAATATACACACACTGTGTTGCCTTTAGTTGGTGGAATTAATTGATTTTGTCTCTTTCAATTCTGCTTTTAATGGTCAATCTCCCAGCTGCTCTGCAAGTTAATAAACAATCTTCATCCCAAGGGAAAAGAACCTATTGCAAGAATCACAGAATCAAAGATGGCTTTCAAACAAATGGAACAAATTTCTCAGTTCTTGAAAGCTGCAGAAATCTATGGAGTACGAACAACAGATATCTTCCAGACAGTAGATTTATGGGAAGGTATAAACCTATTTataaataaaggttttttttttaattgtaacacTGTTTAACCTGCTATTCACTATATAGTTCTTTATGGAGAAAATTCCCAAATGCCATTACAATTATTTCTAATTTGGATTGCCTTTAAGCACTGTTCTCCCAGTAATGCCTTATTTTCTCTTGAAACCTATTTTGATGCAAGACTTAATGAAATATTTTGTACTTATAGCCAAGTGAaagatatggtttttttttttacagaagcaCATCAAAACTAAGCAAATAGAAGTTATATTATAGCaaatatttcataaaaataaGAAGTTTTGATTTTAAGGATGGTGAAATATAATTAGCTTTCATTTAACTGTAAACCTAAACCACTTTGCATTTTCTATATTTAGCTTGGAACAAAGTTAGTATGTATACTAACAATACTTGCTGAATTTCATTATCTAATTTTAACCTACATGTATGGGAAACATGCacagaaattttaaaatgtacatattAGGTAAAAGTCCAAACAGAAATTAATTATATTAGTGGAACCCATTACCTAAATCAATACATTAAGAAAGAGACATATAGAAAGAGTATACTTGGAGAAATTTGTTAAAAATCTTGTGAAATTTGGTTGGggacattccagtggtgggtttcaaatttttttagaacctcttctgtaggtgtggcctgctttgtgggagtggcttgccagtcatgtgaccgggtgggagtggcttgccagccatgtgaccgggtaggagtggcttgccggccatgtgactgggtgggcatggccaacttgtaaaatgtggtgaaactcacttaacaatgctcttgcttagaaaccaaaatgttggctcagaaactctggcatttgaagcaagcaagtcttaaagctgtcaagttacaacatcCTTgaacccttaaccctttagaaaaaaatcccaggggtgttcaaacttgacagctttaagacttatggattcAACTTCCGGAATTCCTcgtccagtcatgttggcttaggaactctggcattgaagcatgcaagtcttaaagctgtcaagttacaagacccttgcacccctaatcctttaggaaaaaaaccccaggggtgttcaaacttgacagctttaagacttgtggacttcaactcccagaattcctcctcttgctcttcatcttgatgatgtgcagacaggcggggggagggagctggaaccggttctaaacggcactgtagatttgtggaacctcttctatagaagaggttagaactggcagggtcCACCCCTGGGACATTCATAGTATGATTTTCATACGATTGATTCAGTTTCAGATTGGGAAAACATACTTGAGAAGTTCACATTGATTGTAGTACATGAAATTAATCATCTCATGAACAATAACCACTCTCTTGAATGAAAGAAAACTCATGACAAATAGGTCTGAAACGTGACAATAATAATATTGTCAGGATAGTTTAGACTGAGTTTCTGTTGGGTGAACCTTCAAATTTGTATGTTGTCATTTCTCTTCTGAAAATGGACCTTATGCAAGTAGAGTAGTACCTACTTTGATTTATGTGAATCCTACAAAAAGATGTTTTGAAACCCAGCAGAGCAGGTAGAAGACAACTCTTTTTAAACTGAAAAAGCAGATTAATCTTTTACCAAACTCTCAAGAATGTTTTAGAAGCTGTTCCTGACTATCCCAATGAGAATGTACAGCATATGCACAGTCACTGCTCCACATTTTTCTCAGTAAAATGGTAAAGTAACTTTATATGCCcctctttttattatattttggaaTAAGGAACATTCCTTGTATGTCTCTTAGCATCAGGAAATACTTGGTTTAATGGAAGTAAAATACTAATATCTGCTCTATATCCTGATAATTTAGTCCAGTGCCTAAATtcagagtttttttttcaaaagttctCTTCCTAGTATTAGAAGAATccatataattaataatattgtCCTTGTAAGATGAATTTGATATTTCCTTATATGTATCCTTTATGAGCACTCTGATGGAAGTCATGTATATGAGTCAAAATAAATTCTTGCACTCTCCATTTAAAACAATTGCCCATTCttattatatttgtttttcctctcctcctccatttcctaGTCTTGTGCAGCAACTGTAGGAGTTCTGCTTtcccttttatatttattttgtgctttaaattaaattatgagCCTGAAGGCCTGCCTAACCTATTTACAGGGACTTTTGTATCTAAGGAACATTTTTTAGATGTGAATTGATAATGATAGCCAGGAAGCAATGAAATAGCTCCTGCAAAAAGCCCTGCCGGATGTGGCTACTGGCTCTGAGGAGAAAATGATAAAGCAATCTTTGCTTTCCTTTACTAATCACATCTCAGATGTTTCCAAGAAAAAGTTAGGCAGGATAAGAGCCAGTAATCCCCATATCAAAAACTGTCAAGTAATATAGAGAGAAAATTCTGGATTTTGACAAAGAGAAATGATCTTTACAATTCAAACAGCATTCTTTTGAAGCTTGGATCAGAAACTGGATGAAGGTATTGAAGCCTTCCAATAATGGTAATGTCCGGTTACTTATAGCTGCATTCAcagaagaggaattctggaaaCTGTACTGCTCTCACAGATGAAGAGTACCAAGTTGGAGAAGGTTTACATATACTATGGGTTACACTGAGATTACTTACTTGGATAGCCATTTACAGATCTCATAGTTTAGATCTATATTATGCTTTGgagtaagaacagaaaaacccAAGCTCTAGTGACATTAGCGTTgttgtgaaggaaaaaaaatgattagtaCGCTTAAGCACATACTCAAGCATAGTACTCTTGAGCAAAAACTGGCAAATATGTTCATCTGATATATTATGTCTTTTCAAATGGTGCAAATAATGAATAACTAAATGTAGATAACATTTCTCAAAAATCCTTCATGCTCATTAAGACACCAAACTTGTCCCCAAATTGGGAAGCAGGATTTTGTATTGTGATTGTCCCACCAAAGTAATGAAAGTGATTCTTGTTTATCAAGTCATAGTTGGCTTCTATTCTTTTGAATTACTAAAACAGTTCTATATAGATCAGCATGCCCTAAAATTACAGAAGGTGTATGTATGTGGGAGGGAAACTAGCATACAAAATTAAGTTATTATGTAATACcttataaatattatttctacattaaaaaaataaatccttagTTTGCCGTGGGGCTGCCTAGTCCCTTGAGAGCCCCTCTGGCCTGTAATAATCCAATGTTAAATGACAATCTTAGAATTGTATTTTTACTTCACCCATGTAGCCCTCAATAACTACAAACAACTACaaacagtaattttaaaaatgtggcttttaaaagcaatttttaaaaggtGCTATTGTCATGGAATTAACAGATGTTCCTTATTACAATGAGCCAAGGCTCTGTGACTCACAATCCCCCTTTAATATTAACTTTTCTGTGGCCTTAGTCAATTTAATCACTCTATCTTTGTTCATAAGCAGCTGCTTATGAACAAAATAAGGacttctccagtggtgggtttcaattttttttagaacctattttgtgggtgtggcctattttgtgggtgtggcttggcagtcatgtgactgggcaggtatGGCCGATTTGactcactcatgcacactcagtcacatggccacccaTGTGGGGgcaagccatgtggcaaatttTTTGGGGACTTCTAtgaagagggggggaagagaggggaaaacctcccaaaaatagacaactggaggattaagggccaaaattagggagatcggagaaggcaggacagaggggaatccagtagaaagctatcatacattggggaaagaactttgggagactggtggaggcaagacagaggggaatccagtagaaagctatcacatgctggggaaagaactttgggagattggaggaggcaagacagagggaatccaggacaaagctatcacacactggggaaagaactttgggagaataGAGGAGGCAAAacaggggaatccagtagaaagctatcacactctggagaaagaactttgggagttcggaggaggcatgacagagaggaatcctggagaaaactcctgagcttgccactgctgtctggtggattgtgctgctggacctctccatgcttctccgtttactacctccactcccaggtatgggacttgacaccaaattgggctaggatagtgcggacgggtggggggagcgaGTGATGAAGCGGCTTCCGGACGGGCGGGGGTGAGCGAGGAGCGACAAGGTCGGGGCAGGCGTTCTGGAAGTTATTTCTGGGTCCaccggtcgaacctcctctcactggatcggtaaatttcaccatctggttcTCCCGGTCCagtgcgaaccagcagaaacccaccactggactgctcTGAAAACAGTGCTGGGCAACTTTTGAAAAGATGTTACTGTTAGCGTAGGCCATGAGAAATTAACATCTGTGGATTCTTTTCTGTGATTTTTTATGTTGTCTTGTCACCTAGGGTTTGACAGATGGTATGGCTTTGTAAATGTAGAGGGAGTTTTAACTCATTGGTGTTCAGTATTTGGCTGCTGAAATAAATATTAGCTTTACATATCTAAAGCTTCCTTCAGCAGATCTCTGAGTGTAAATTGTCAATGCAAAGAGTGGTGGTGTtgagaatgaaaatgaaaataatgctaTAGTCCATCATACTGCCTTCTATATGCAAAGGATGATTTATCTATAAAGTAAAACTTCCTGCATCTGTAGAGATGCTTC from Thamnophis elegans isolate rThaEle1 chromosome 6, rThaEle1.pri, whole genome shotgun sequence carries:
- the TAGLN3 gene encoding transgelin-3 — translated: MANRGPSYGLSREVQEKIEQKYDLELESRLVDWIIIQCGENIEHPPPGKQHFQKWLMDGILLCKLINNLHPKGKEPIARITESKMAFKQMEQISQFLKAAEIYGVRTTDIFQTVDLWEGKDMAAVQRTLMALGSEAVTRDDGCYKGDPSWFHRKAQRNQRGFSEEQLRQGQNVIGLQMGSNKGASQSGMTGYGMPRQII